CCTTGGACATGTTGACTGATAAGATAAGACTCACATGCTGCGTGAATTTTGTCTGTGCCTCTACCAAGCGCCAAACCAGAAGCTCCGCAGGTGCGCCAAGGAGGGGAAAACACCATGTGCCATCGTCCCTAGAAATGAGGAGTCTTGGAAACCAGGTCGGGCCTGATCGCCTGGATGTGTTATGCTTCTCCTGTGTTATTTCTCCGTCTGCGCCTCCTCTTACGAACCTGGACTAATTGTCCATTTAGAGGAAAGagcaaagtaaatttaaaaaaaatacagcctaTTTATTTCTAATTACGCTTAGTAGTATTAAATAAGCCATTAGAATTTTGAACAAAGGTTCATTTCAGATTCACTCTATCAGCTAAATAAAAAAAGGCAATTCAcattgcctggctggctcaatgtGTAGAGTGCACaagtcttgatctcggggtggtgagttcaagctccacaatgggtgtagagatcacttaaaaataaaacctttgaaaaaaagagagtgaCTGAATAGCTTATGACAGCATCACCTGACTGGAAGGCCAGGCTGCCATTTCAAAACAGAAGTATGAGCATAGGAACGTGGACGCATACTGTGGACGTTATATGAAATGACCCAAGCAGAACACACGGGTGTGCGCAGGTCATGGTGTACCGAGGACATGTCACACGGTAGAGGGGATCCTGAGTCCCTATTTCCCCTAATGCTCTGCTCATGACAATTTAGGTATTCTCTAAAGGACCAGGCTATGTTTTCTCTGCtgcagcccctgctcctcccaaGGCCTGGAGTCCTGATCCATTAGGAAGGCATGTATCTTTGGTCCCTGCTCTCTCAGCTGCCTAAGAACGGGCCCTGAGCCCTGGACATTTCCTTAGCGAGATCACACAGCAAAGTCCAGCTGATGGCAAAACCAAGCTCCTTCCCGCTGCTCCTCCCGCTTAAAACATTCCTTCTCCCGATCCGATCGCAGGACAAATGTTGCCTCCCGGGAACATCTTCTCTGGGACCACCCTTCCAAAAGTAAGCCCCGCCCATCACCTGGCACGCTCTGAACACTATCTTGAGTATTCTCTGCGATAACCTTAAGTGcttatttacttgtatttttggCCACTAGATCCGTTATAgccaatgcctgacacatagtaggtgctcaacaaatatttgttgagtgaatatcCTTGATTGACAACATTCATCATCATGCTGCTCCCTCTTCCACTAGGTGCAAACACCTTTTCCACCGCACCTGTACAGATCTcgcccattctttttcttttttttaagattttatttatttattcacaataagacagagaaagagagagagagagagagagagaggcagagacacgggcagagggagaagcaggctccatgcagggagcccgatgcggaactcgatcctgggacttcaggatcgcgccctgggccaaaggcaggcgccaaactgctgagccacccagggataccccagATCTCACCCATTCTTGAAGGCTCGGACCACTGTTGATCTTTTCTTCAAAGACCGTTCCagttcacattcattcattcaacatctgTGAGATGCCAGCGAGGgccaagctccctgctcagatgATTAAGTCAGTGCTGAGAGCAGGCTCGGAATGAGACACATAGGTCTCCCATTCTGTCCTCTCTTATTGCCACTCCAGGGCAATGTGGTTTTCAGATCACTGGCTAGACTGCAGACTCTTTGCAGACAGAATATGCCCCACATGCGTCACTGCCGTGTTGCTCAGTCAACAGGCTGGGGAACAGCAGGAGGAGGACGAAGATGAAGCATTTGCGGGTAAGAGAGCCGAATCTCACGTGTTTCCAGGGCAGCTCCCTGTCTCCTTATTCTTCCTCCAGGAACCCAGGAACCAGCCCTGGAGGGGGCAGATTTCAGATGGCAAGATCCTGTCCCACTCCCATGCCCAAgcaggacttttttcttttttcttttttaagattttatttatttatttatgagagacatacacagagagaggcagagacataggcagaaggagaagcaggctccctgcggggagccggatgtgagactcgatcccaggactccaggatcacgacctgagccgaaggcagatgctcatccactgagccacccaggtgcccccaaagtggGACTTTAGACACAGTCCACAAGCCCTTTTATAAGAAAAAGGGCCAATATCACTGCCCTCCTGGTCCTGAAGCCtgcctcccggggtggggggagggcagtgtAGTGAGGCTTCTACAAAGAAACCTCTGCTCAGTTGATAGTTGATTTTGTGATCACGTCTTTCCTgtaaattacatgaaataatgcGCTTTCTTTTAAATGGtctttttctcattataataGTAGTCTGgagtttctccttctccttctttgtcATGTTTttgcttgcaaaaaaaaaaaaaggggcggggtggggggagtccaGTCCAATGCAGTCCactgaatcttatttttaaagattttatttctaagtaatctctatgccctcGAGTGGGACTCGAACATGGGACTCGAACTGACAACCcggggatcaagagtcacatactccaactgagccagccaggtgtccctagtccACTGCATTTTGATCTATGAAATCCAGAAGCGTGGAACCCACTGGTGAAAGCCACCTGCCACCCGCCTGATGGGGTGATGAATGTGCTCGTTGCCTTGGGGCTGGTGACCTCTCTCAGGTATACTCTTTGCAGCGTCACCTCAGCCTCGCTCTGTTCTGCCTTTATCACCTGAACTGCTCCCAGCAATACTCAGCCACTCAGAAAACATTCAGTGAGCCCCCGCCATGTGCCAGCCCCTGCACTTGGCACTGTGCACATTGCAGCGAGTAAACAGTGTCTGTagcccccctctcctcctcctcctctctcacttGCTAATTGCCCTGACCTTGACTGACCTTGGTCAGCATCCAAAGAACCTCCAACCTCCTGACACTTTGCAATTCTCCCAAACTatcttttctcctccattttcaCTTATCTTTGTTGCCACCTCGGCCCCCAGTGGTCTCCAAACCTTTTCTGTAGTACTATTCCATCAGTAATAAAGTTTTGAACACAAACTTCcagtgtatgtgtatttattttttataagttatGTACATGGACATGTCATGTGATAAAGCACACACTCAAACAGGAATCGTAAAAGGAGGAAGCAAGAAATACAGTAGCCCCCCATTATCCATGGGGGATCCACTCCCAGACCCTCCATGAAACTGTGGATAGCACCGGACCCTGGGTACACTGCTTTCTCCTATACATACCTGTGAtcaagtttaatttataaattaggtacaGTAAGAAATCAACAATAAAACACAATAGTTTCACCATTATACTGTAATAGACGTTATGTGAATGTGGTATCTGTCTTCTGAGCCCCAGAGCCATGTCTGATGTCCTTCTGGACATTTCTTCCATATGTCATGAGCTTCTCCATCACAACATGTCCAAAAATGTTACTATCTTTTCCCCAAACTTGCCAGTCTGTTCCCAACACCTTTCACCACTGGCATGTCAGAAACCGGGCAGGGCACCAGGTGCCTCACCTGTGAGGGCTGAGTGGTCCCTAAATCCTACAGGTCTCTCTCTGAATTCTCTCATGTCTCAACCCAACCACTGCTGGCTCTGGAGGGCCCCCCCTATCTCTTacccactgccccccccacctttttattACTGCCACAGCCCTCCCTCAGACCCAGTGATCACCCAACACCCAGGTTGTGTGGAGGACCCCAGACTCACTTTGGCTCCCAAGGACCCACACCTTTCTGGCTTCATTTCAGATAGACCCGTACGACCCCTGAACACCTCCACAGTGCCATGCGGCTCTCACCTGGAACACCCATCCTCCACTTTCCTACTGCATCTTCTGCACTGGAGCGATCCTGTGGTCTTCCCTGGTTCTACACCTTCCTTGTGCAAGCCCAATCCTCTCTCTTGTGTTTTCTGACCCATTAAACATATCTGTaagtggctttttctttctttctttctttctttctttctttctttctttctttcttctttctttctttctttctttcttctttctttcttttctttctttctttctttctttctttctttctttctttctttctttctttctttctctttctttctctttctttttaagagaggggttggggaggagagggagaaaatcttaagcaggctccaggacgTAGGGCCTgatctcgaccctgagatcatgacctgagcctaaatcaagaatcagatgcttaactgactgagccacccaggcgccccagtattTCTATATGTAGCAATCTGTGTTTATATTAAACTGAATGTGAGCTCATACTAGTATCTCCAACATTCATCTAGGGCCACATGGATCGTCCTAGGCTACCTATCTTGGCTTATTTGCACCAGTGAGATGGCTCTCACCATATGTCATTCTTTTGCTTAATTGCTTAATCCCAGTTATACATGCACAGTGGTCTCTCACTGCATATTTACCTGTGGGTTTATTTGTCCTCAAGATCAATGCTCATTTTCAAgctcttaaaaataactaaatacataATGCATGCCAGCCGCTGATCTAAACACCATAAACATATTCTTTCATCCTCGTAACCATGTGAGACATCTGATATTAGCTCTGTttaacagaggaggaaactgacaTACAGAAAAGCCGAGCAAGGAGCCCCTGTTGCACCATAACTGAGAGGCAGGACCAAAGACTTAAGCTCCAGTCTCCTGGATTCTGGAATCCCGGAGGGACCGCTCCTCCGTGCTAAAAGCTCCCACATGTGTGGCTGTTTCTTGTGCCCCCTTGCACACGGTGTGTCCCTGCAGCAGGAAGTCAAGGGTGGTCCAACCACAGCGGGGTACTATTCACTTCTGGACTCTCGCTACTCTTACAAGTTATTTAATTCATCACCTGTGGAATCCCCATCCCACCCCTAAGAAAGCTGCTCCTAATTCCACCTCTGATCCACGTGGCCCCGGCTCTGCTTCCCTCATGCCTGGGAGCAGGTCTCCATTCTGTTCTCCACCTCCCTTGAGCCCCTACATCTCTAAGAAGAGTCGCTAGCTCTGCctcatgtgtgggggcaggggcattcctccttctcctcacccCTCACTTCCAGGGCCCCTTGGTGTTTGCTATGCACCTGAAGACATGCAGAGGAGCCccaatcttaaatttttaaaaaccacaactTTGCAACCACCTCATCTCttgcttctccccttcttcctccaaaTACTGTCTGAGTGCTCCTCCAccccaggctctgttctaagcaGAGGGATTCCGGGACAAGCAAAACTGGCCAAACTTACATCCTCGAGGGGCTGGTGCCGCAGCACATTTAATCTGCTTGAAGGAACAGGGAGCACCCAACCCCATGCCTTCTACCTGCTTTTAGGAAAGAAGTGTGTATTGGTGAGAAGTGATCATACGTGTTTTATTGAGCATACAGAGGCAATGCCATTGTCCATCAGCAATATAATTCAGGATTAATCATCTCTGACTCAATTAAAGTCTCCACAGGGACCTGCCCCAGCTTCTTAGACATCACACTTTGTAGGACTGGTATTTCTGAAGATGGACCTGGCAAGAGGAAGGATCCCTTTGAATACAGGCCTCTGGCCCTGAGAAGACCCATGGGATTGCAGAAGAGTTCCTTTCTCTGGCCAGAGGCGGTTCCTTCCATCCCATCACTGTAGTGATGATTTTCGTTGTAAGAGCAGGTGTTATCGGGAGCTACTACCCCAGGGCTAGCCCAGCACAGCTAGACGCACCTGCTCATGGTGAATCGGGAATGGTGGGTCAGTCTGGAGAGAGACACCACAGAAGCCTTTTGGACAGTCCCAGTGGGGCCTGCATTCCACCCTGGGCTGGTCCTCATTCTGGATGCTCGCAGACACTACCGGTCAGGAATAAAAGCCCAGAGGGAAGCTCCACACAGACCCGCTTGGCAGGCTCCTCTTCCGGAGTTACTGCCCCAAAGTAGAGAGCGGGAAGTCCTTTAGTTCCTCCTTTTCTGGGTGCACCTCTGACACCTTATTCATCTTGGTGAAAATCTGATTGATCTCCATGAATGTCTTGGCCTTGGTCTCGGGGACAACCAGGAAGATGTAGATGGTGGTGAGGAGACATATCACAGCAAAAATGATGAAGCTGTAAGCTCCAAGGCCCACCTGAGGGATGGGGACCAGGGTTCACTTTCTCGAAAAggttctccctttcccccttggGGATTTGTGCTTCTGGGTCCCCTGGGTCCCACTCACCTGAATGAACGGGAAGATCAAGCCCACGGTGAAGTTGGAAAGCCAGTGGACACTGCCACCCACCATGAAGGCCGACGGCCGGGAGGACTGCAGGAAGATCTCCGTGATGAGCAGCGCGGGGATGGGACCTtgggaggcagagtgagagaagaggaagagctgCCTCCTCTGAAAGCAGAGCAAGACCACACGGGGTCTTGGAGCCCCTACTGGTCAGGGCACCCAAGGCAACGGGCCCAAGGGCCAGTATGTCTCCAGTACCCCAGGGCTTGTGGAGAAGCAGGGTAAGAAGACCAACAGCAAGAATTTGGCACCACAGGTGACACTCTGTGACGTCCCTAAAAGGGGCCCATGACCACCCTCAAGGGTCTCTACGCCAATCATATGGTGCATTTCAACACACACAGTCCAGGCTGCTTTACCACTTTAACTCTAATTATGCTCTGTCCAAACCCCTTTGCAATaagaaggcagggggagaagcctTTTGGGGGCTGTATCCGGTCTCCAAGGAGCCTCTTCCAGGTAACAGAGGTTTGTAGGGCTGATGGTGCAGGGGAAGAGATGCAGAAAGCATAGAGCCGGCTCTGGGGTACATACTGGGCCCAAGGGCGTGTCCTACGACGTAGCAGATGACACAGGCAATGCTGACATAAGGCATCCAGGATATTGTGTCCTGTGGGGAGAGAACAGAGTTGGATCACACCTGCAAAGCAGGCAACCAGGGATGGGGAACGTCGGGGATTTGGGTCCTCAGAGGGCCAGCCGCTCTgcaagggctgggggaggagggcaccTGGCTCCTCCAACAGGCAGCACCCCCCAGAGGCCTCCAGAAAATCGGCCATCAGTGGCAGTGGGCTGCTTTggggtgggggccccgggggcctgcAGATGGTCCCCAGGCATCTGATTCATTGTAGCTGCTAAAAGACCACTTTGGTCTCCCCCCTCATACTGCAAGCGCGGGCTCAGGGGGTGGACAGAAGACTCCTGCCTCCACCCGAGCCCCAGCTGCCTCACCTGCAGGGCCAGAGCGGCCGTCAGCACGCAGCAGGCCGTGAAGCAGACAGAGAAGCCCAGAAGGAGCAGGAACCTGCGTCCCAGGAGCTCCACCACGAACACCTGCAAGGGAGGGGGCGCAGGATGAGCAGAGAGGCTCAGAGCCCTGCGGGACAGGAGGCCGCACCTCTGCCTGGAGCTGCCTTCCTGGGAAGCCCCCGCTCGTCCCACACACCCCTTCTGGAGGGGCAGCTGTGAGGAGACGCGGGCAGACCGTGTGCCCACTTGCCCATGTGCATGCCCCCCAGCAGGCCCCCACGCTGGCCAGTCCAGGGGTCCCACGCGTTCCTGGCACAGGTAGCAACCCCGAATGCCAGACATTGGGGAAGAGCCACTTCACGCAGTGGAAGCTTCCAGACTCTGGAGCAGGGTTCCCCACCTTGGGGGGGTTGCACAGGCTGCCTCTCCTAAGAGACAGGCTGTCATCTGACAAGGGCCAGAGGCTGCAGATGAGGAGACCAAGAGGCACCTCGGATCCGGCTCTTTCCTTGGCTAGGACCCTCCCCCCCAAGATGTCCTCCATCCGTGGTGGCTGTCGCAGACTCACGGCACAGATGGTCATCAGCACGTTGACAGCCCCGGTGCCCACTGTCACATACTGGACATCATGATTGTTCACCCCGGCACTCAGGTAGATCTGGTCTGCATAGTAGTAGATCTGGAAGGTACCCAGAGGCTGGTGGGGCCCTCAGGGCAACGCCTGTGATGCCGCCACCCCCCTGATGACACCGCCCCCTggccccacagccccacagccccccagcccagcccccataCCGCGTTCACTCCCGACAGCTGCTGGCCGCCCATGAGGATGATGATGGAGATGACCTGCCACCGCAGGGACCTCATGCTGAACAGCTTCAGCACGGAGATGAAGCCTGCCGCCTTCTCCGCCTCGTCCTCCTGCTGGATCTCCTCCATCTCCCAGTCCACGTTGTCCCAGCCTCGCAGCCTCTTCAGCGCTAATGGCAGGGAGCAGGGCATCGGCTCAGGGTGCCCCAACTTCCCAGGGCCAAGACGCTGcagcctctctcccctgcccactCTGCCCCACACAGTAAAGCCTCACCATTTCTGGCAGCTTCTTCATCCTTCTTCTGGATCAGCAGGTACCGGGGGCTCTCAGGGAAGAAGGGCAAGAAGAGGAGCTGCAGAGCCGCTGGGATGCCAGTCAGCCCGAGGAGGATCGGCCAGCCTGCAGGGGTGCCGGTGTCCACGTGAGAGCCGGCCCCAGCCAGGTCACCTG
The Vulpes lagopus strain Blue_001 chromosome 10, ASM1834538v1, whole genome shotgun sequence genome window above contains:
- the LOC121500570 gene encoding solute carrier family 2, facilitated glucose transporter member 5, with product MEQQDPTKKEGRLTLVLSLAMLIAAFGSSFQYGYNVAAVNSPDELMKAFYNETYFERNNNYINEFSLTLLWSVSVSMFPFGGFIGSLMVGPLVNKLGRKGTLLFNNVFSIVPAILMGCSEVARSFEMIILSRLLVGICAGLSSNVVPMYLGELAPKNLRGALGVVPQVFITVGILVAQIFGLRNLLANKEGWPILLGLTGIPAALQLLFLPFFPESPRYLLIQKKDEEAARNALKRLRGWDNVDWEMEEIQQEDEAEKAAGFISVLKLFSMRSLRWQVISIIILMGGQQLSGVNAIYYYADQIYLSAGVNNHDVQYVTVGTGAVNVLMTICAVFVVELLGRRFLLLLGFSVCFTACCVLTAALALQDTISWMPYVSIACVICYVVGHALGPSPIPALLITEIFLQSSRPSAFMVGGSVHWLSNFTVGLIFPFIQVGLGAYSFIIFAVICLLTTIYIFLVVPETKAKTFMEINQIFTKMNKVSEVHPEKEELKDFPLSTLGQ